One genomic window of Melitaea cinxia chromosome 10, ilMelCinx1.1, whole genome shotgun sequence includes the following:
- the LOC123657372 gene encoding 26S proteasome non-ATPase regulatory subunit 10-like: MSIGTVYEKAYKGDFNQVKVKIDDDKSLVTTPDSNNRLLIHWAALGGNENLVDYLIDEGSPVDSVDDTNCTPLILASSAGRLEVVRLLLGKGVNVNHKTNRGQTSLHYACSKGHKEVTKYLIDSGANVNESDVLSATPLHRASSQGRTEIVELLLKSPDINVDLCDSTGCTALHLACEEDREAVASLLVKAGASVNIKNKEEKTPLDVCSNKLKKILINLCE; encoded by the exons ATGTCCATCGGAACAGTGTACGAAAAAGCATATAAAGGTGATTTTAATCAAGTTAAAGTTAAAATAGATGATGATAAATCTTTAGTAACGACACCTGACTCT AATAACCGTCTACTTATACATTGGGCAGCTTTAGGTGGCAATGAAAATCTGGTTGATTATTTAATTGACGAAGGCAGCCCTGTGGATTCAGTTGATGACACTAACTGCACACCATTAATTTTGGCATCCTCAGCGGGACGGTTAGAAGTAGTAAGACTATTGCTTGGTAAAGGAGTTAATGTAAATCATAAAACAAATCGTGGACAGACCTCTTTACATTATGCTTGTTCAAAGGGGCACAAAGAA gtaacaaaatatttaatagattcTGGTGCAAATGTAAATGAAAGTGATGTATTAAGTGCTACACCACTTCATAGAGCGTCGTCTCAAGGAAGAACTGAGATAGTTGAACTACTCTTAAAGTCACCAGACATAAATGTAGATCTGTGTGACTCTACTGGATGCACAGCATT ACACCTAGCATGTGAAGAAGATAGAGAAGCAGTTGCTTCTCTGTTGGTGAAGGCTGGAGCAAGTGTAAACATCAaaaacaaagaagaaaaaactCCTTTAGATGTTTGTTCCAAtaagttgaaaaaaatattaataaacttgtgtgaataa